A single window of Paracoccus albus DNA harbors:
- the deoC gene encoding deoxyribose-phosphate aldolase, whose protein sequence is MNDETAAADIAASSQLRNDHRNPGIGLDTAMFEGHGVNRSAAERRAASLTSRRSVKKEWQAAWLINAVRCIDLTTLAGDDTAERVRRLCAKARNPLAAHIVDGLGLGNYGLTTGAVCVYPTMVEHAARALQGTGIPVASVATGFPAGLMPLNLRLEEIRYAVDQGADEIDIVITREYVLNGEWQALYDEVAAMRAACGPAHLKAILATGDLQTLRNVYAASMVAMQAGADFIKTSTGKEGVNATIPVSLVMVRALRDYLDATGHRVGFKPAGGMKSAKDAMNWQFLMKEELGRDWLEPDLFRLGASSMLGDIERQLEHYVTGRYSSASRLALA, encoded by the coding sequence ATGAACGATGAAACCGCCGCGGCAGATATCGCCGCCTCGTCACAGTTGAGGAACGATCATCGCAATCCGGGCATCGGTCTGGACACGGCCATGTTCGAAGGCCACGGCGTCAATCGCAGCGCCGCAGAACGCCGTGCTGCTTCGCTGACCAGTCGGCGCAGCGTCAAGAAAGAGTGGCAGGCGGCCTGGCTGATCAACGCGGTGCGCTGCATCGACCTGACCACATTGGCAGGTGACGACACGGCAGAGCGCGTGCGCAGGCTTTGCGCCAAGGCGCGGAACCCCCTTGCCGCGCATATCGTCGATGGGCTGGGTTTGGGCAATTACGGCCTGACGACGGGCGCGGTCTGCGTCTATCCAACGATGGTCGAACATGCTGCCCGCGCCTTGCAGGGAACCGGCATCCCCGTCGCTTCGGTTGCAACGGGATTTCCTGCCGGTCTGATGCCGCTGAACCTGCGGCTGGAGGAAATCCGCTATGCCGTCGATCAGGGCGCGGACGAAATCGACATTGTCATTACACGCGAATATGTCCTCAACGGAGAATGGCAGGCGCTGTATGACGAGGTTGCGGCGATGCGTGCGGCCTGCGGGCCTGCGCATCTGAAGGCCATTCTCGCCACCGGCGATCTGCAGACGCTTCGGAATGTCTATGCAGCTTCGATGGTGGCCATGCAGGCGGGGGCGGATTTCATCAAGACCTCGACCGGCAAAGAGGGCGTGAACGCGACGATCCCGGTCAGTCTGGTGATGGTCCGTGCCCTGCGCGACTATCTGGATGCCACGGGCCATCGCGTTGGCTTCAAACCGGCAGGCGGGATGAAATCGGCCAAGGATGCGATGAACTGGCAGTTCCTGATGAAGGAAGAGCTTGGCCGCGACTGGCTGGAGCCGGATCTGTTCCGGCTGGGCGCGTCATCCATGCTTGGTGATATCGAACGCCAGCTCGAACACTATGTCACCGGGCGTTATTCGTCCGCATCTCGCCTCGCCTTGGCGTAA
- a CDS encoding HAD family hydrolase translates to MIIFDCDGVLVDSEIISNAIDAELMTEAGWPVTASDLIRNYIGRPKAEIWADIAGQRGEEWPVGLLDRADRLLLERMETELRPVEGIADALRRLPQRKAVASSSALPKLRRSLKICGLLDFFEPAVFSASQVARGKPAPDVFLFAAKQCGVDPDDCVVLEDSVAGVTAALAAGMRVFGFAGGLHSYPGHRENLLNAGAERVADNADALSEDFFTV, encoded by the coding sequence ATGATTATCTTCGACTGCGATGGCGTTCTGGTGGATAGCGAGATTATCTCGAACGCCATCGACGCCGAACTCATGACAGAAGCAGGCTGGCCGGTGACGGCCAGCGATCTGATCCGCAACTATATCGGGCGACCAAAAGCGGAAATATGGGCAGACATTGCCGGGCAACGCGGCGAAGAATGGCCGGTGGGGCTTCTGGATCGCGCAGATCGTCTGCTGCTGGAAAGGATGGAAACAGAGCTTCGTCCGGTCGAGGGCATAGCGGATGCACTGCGACGGCTGCCGCAACGAAAGGCCGTCGCCTCTTCATCCGCGCTGCCAAAGCTTCGCCGTTCGTTGAAAATCTGCGGATTGCTGGATTTCTTTGAACCGGCGGTTTTCTCTGCCAGTCAGGTGGCGCGGGGAAAACCGGCGCCGGACGTGTTTCTTTTTGCGGCAAAGCAATGTGGCGTTGATCCTGACGATTGTGTGGTTCTGGAGGACAGCGTTGCTGGTGTGACGGCTGCACTGGCCGCAGGTATGCGCGTCTTTGGATTTGCCGGCGGCTTGCACAGCTATCCCGGACACAGGGAAAACCTGCTGAATGCCGGGGCAGAGCGTGTTGCGGATAATGCCGATGCGCTGAGCGAGGATTTTTTTACGGTTTGA
- a CDS encoding aldehyde dehydrogenase family protein — protein sequence MTKITDILNTMDYGPAPEDSSIVRDWLNDHKDGFGHFINGEFTKPGKLFAANNPATGKGLAKVTQGTAEDVSAAVKAARAAQGKWAALSGHDRARHLYAIARHIQQHSRFLAVLETLDNGKTIRESRDIDIPLVVRHFYHHAGWAEILADEFPGAEPYGVCGQVIPWNFPLLMLAWKVAPALAAGNTVVLKPAEYTPLTALAFAEICREAGLPKGVLNIVTGDGETGAEIVGHEGIDKVAFTGSTEVGRIIRKQIAGSGKGLTLELGGKSPFIVFADADLDAAVEGVVDSIWFNQGQVCCAGSRILVAEAVAERFTTLLRRRMEKLITGDPLQKSTDIGAIVHPVQLERITTLVEQGRKEGVTIHQGKAPAGCFYPPTLATEVEPASILATEEIFGPVVTLTQFRTPADAVDLANNTRYGLAASVWSENINLAIDVAGKVKAGVVWINSANIFDAGAGFGGYRESGFGREGGREGMRAYLRHAAPKAKRPEAAADALDASPAESLPAGMIDRTAKLYIGGKQARPDSGYSYQVAGSKGPVGLAGMGNRKDIRNAVEAAHKASGWGAQTGHNRAQVLYYLAENLSARADEFVERLKSFGQNASAAKTEVETSIRRIFWYAAQSDKFDGAVHQTKSAHVTLAMNEPIGVMGIACPAARPLLGFVSLVLPAIAMGNRVVAVPSQPHPLAATDLYQVMETSDVPGGVINIVTGERDVLAKTLAEHDAVDAMWYFGTEAGGRMVEEASAGNLKQTWVEDGAARDWTGAEGQGRLFLTRATQVKNIWVPYGE from the coding sequence ATGACCAAGATAACGGATATCCTGAACACCATGGATTATGGCCCTGCACCTGAGGATTCGAGCATCGTCCGCGATTGGCTGAACGATCACAAGGACGGTTTCGGCCATTTCATCAATGGTGAGTTTACCAAGCCCGGAAAGCTGTTCGCCGCGAATAACCCGGCTACGGGGAAGGGGCTGGCTAAGGTCACGCAGGGCACAGCCGAAGATGTGTCGGCTGCGGTCAAGGCTGCACGGGCGGCGCAAGGCAAATGGGCGGCGCTCAGCGGCCATGACCGCGCCCGCCACCTTTATGCGATCGCGCGACACATTCAGCAGCATTCCCGGTTTCTCGCCGTGCTGGAGACACTGGACAATGGCAAAACCATCCGCGAAAGCCGCGACATCGACATCCCTCTTGTCGTGCGCCATTTCTATCACCACGCAGGTTGGGCAGAGATCCTGGCCGATGAGTTTCCGGGTGCCGAGCCTTACGGCGTCTGCGGTCAGGTTATCCCGTGGAACTTCCCCTTGCTGATGCTGGCATGGAAGGTTGCGCCTGCGCTCGCGGCTGGCAACACGGTCGTCCTGAAACCGGCAGAATACACGCCGCTGACAGCACTCGCCTTTGCCGAGATCTGCCGAGAGGCGGGGCTGCCGAAAGGTGTCCTCAACATCGTGACGGGTGATGGCGAAACGGGCGCCGAGATTGTCGGACATGAGGGAATTGACAAGGTCGCCTTCACCGGCTCGACAGAGGTGGGCCGCATCATCCGCAAGCAGATCGCCGGTTCGGGCAAGGGCTTGACGCTGGAACTGGGCGGTAAATCCCCGTTCATCGTCTTTGCCGACGCCGACCTCGATGCAGCGGTCGAAGGTGTCGTCGATTCCATCTGGTTCAATCAGGGACAGGTGTGCTGCGCGGGCTCTCGCATTCTCGTGGCAGAGGCCGTGGCAGAGCGTTTCACCACGCTGTTGCGCCGGCGCATGGAGAAGCTGATCACAGGCGACCCGTTGCAGAAATCGACCGATATCGGTGCGATTGTCCATCCGGTTCAACTGGAACGGATCACGACGCTGGTGGAACAGGGGCGCAAGGAAGGTGTGACGATCCATCAGGGTAAGGCACCTGCCGGCTGCTTCTACCCGCCCACGCTGGCGACAGAGGTTGAACCCGCATCCATCCTCGCGACAGAGGAGATATTCGGTCCGGTGGTCACGCTGACCCAGTTCCGGACCCCCGCCGATGCGGTCGATCTGGCCAATAACACCCGCTATGGTCTTGCGGCGTCCGTCTGGTCGGAAAACATCAACCTCGCCATTGATGTCGCAGGCAAGGTCAAGGCGGGTGTGGTCTGGATAAATTCCGCCAATATCTTTGATGCAGGCGCCGGCTTCGGAGGCTATCGTGAAAGCGGCTTCGGGCGAGAGGGCGGTCGTGAAGGGATGCGGGCCTATCTGCGTCATGCAGCGCCAAAAGCGAAGAGGCCCGAGGCGGCAGCGGACGCCTTGGATGCCAGCCCGGCTGAAAGCCTGCCTGCGGGGATGATCGACCGGACGGCAAAGCTTTATATCGGCGGCAAACAGGCACGTCCTGACAGCGGCTATTCCTATCAGGTTGCCGGATCAAAGGGGCCCGTTGGCCTGGCTGGCATGGGCAACCGCAAGGATATCCGCAATGCGGTCGAGGCCGCACATAAGGCGTCGGGCTGGGGCGCACAGACGGGTCATAATCGCGCGCAGGTCCTTTATTATCTGGCTGAGAATCTTTCGGCCCGCGCGGATGAGTTTGTCGAGCGGTTGAAGAGCTTCGGTCAGAATGCCTCTGCCGCAAAGACCGAGGTCGAAACGTCGATCCGCCGTATTTTCTGGTATGCCGCGCAGTCCGACAAGTTCGACGGTGCGGTGCACCAGACCAAGTCGGCGCATGTGACGCTGGCCATGAATGAACCGATCGGTGTCATGGGAATCGCCTGCCCGGCGGCGCGACCGCTTCTGGGTTTCGTGTCGCTGGTGCTACCCGCAATCGCGATGGGTAATCGCGTGGTGGCTGTGCCGTCTCAGCCTCATCCACTGGCCGCGACCGACCTGTATCAGGTCATGGAAACCTCTGACGTGCCGGGGGGTGTCATCAACATCGTCACGGGCGAACGTGATGTATTGGCGAAAACGCTGGCGGAACATGATGCTGTTGACGCCATGTGGTATTTCGGCACGGAAGCAGGCGGTCGGATGGTCGAGGAAGCCTCGGCCGGCAACCTGAAACAAACTTGGGTTGAAGACGGGGCTGCCCGTGATTGGACCGGGGCAGAGGGGCAGGGCCGCCTGTTCCTGACCCGCGCCACGCAGGTGAAGAATATCTGGGTGCCTTACGGCGAATGA
- a CDS encoding galactitol-1-phosphate 5-dehydrogenase, whose protein sequence is MRAIVLHAPKDIRLEDRPKPTAGPGEVVVRVASVGVCGSDLPRMLVKGAWKMPLITGHEFAGHITEIGEGVTGWDMNELVAVAPLLPCHECDQCRTGNYSRCRDYDYFGSRRDGAYAEYVAIPVANLLKAPQHVDPRAIAMTDPASIALHAIWKAGGIRIGQTGGVVGCGPIGLFAIQWMRLMGASDVIAVDVSEEKLALAKEAGATITVLSTELDQNKARADLVVEAVGLDATINSAVMLAGPGGHVSFIGIPVPDVKLANATFQYFLRQEISLHGSWNSFGAPFPGPQWTTTLEKFGTGELKWEFMISHDLDLAELPGIFERFDKKDLHFSKVLFRP, encoded by the coding sequence ATGCGCGCCATCGTTCTGCACGCCCCCAAAGATATCCGACTCGAAGATCGTCCGAAGCCCACAGCCGGACCGGGTGAGGTTGTCGTCCGCGTCGCTTCGGTCGGTGTCTGCGGCTCTGATCTGCCGCGTATGCTGGTGAAAGGCGCCTGGAAAATGCCGCTTATCACCGGGCATGAATTCGCCGGTCATATTACCGAGATTGGCGAGGGCGTCACCGGCTGGGATATGAACGAACTGGTGGCGGTCGCGCCGCTATTGCCATGCCATGAATGCGATCAGTGCCGGACGGGCAATTATTCGCGCTGCCGTGATTATGATTACTTTGGCAGCCGCCGGGATGGTGCATATGCAGAATATGTAGCGATCCCTGTCGCCAATCTGCTGAAAGCGCCGCAGCATGTCGATCCGCGCGCCATTGCGATGACCGACCCAGCTTCGATTGCGCTTCATGCCATCTGGAAAGCTGGCGGCATCCGTATAGGTCAAACGGGTGGCGTGGTCGGCTGTGGGCCCATCGGTTTGTTTGCGATCCAATGGATGCGGCTGATGGGGGCCTCGGACGTGATTGCCGTCGATGTGTCCGAGGAGAAGCTCGCGCTCGCGAAAGAGGCCGGGGCGACTATCACCGTTCTGTCGACAGAGTTGGATCAGAACAAGGCCCGTGCGGATCTGGTGGTAGAGGCAGTTGGTCTTGATGCGACGATCAACAGCGCTGTGATGCTGGCCGGGCCGGGCGGCCATGTCTCCTTCATCGGGATTCCCGTCCCGGATGTGAAGCTGGCCAATGCGACGTTCCAGTATTTCCTTCGGCAGGAGATTTCGTTGCATGGGTCGTGGAACAGCTTCGGCGCACCTTTCCCCGGTCCGCAATGGACCACCACGCTGGAGAAATTCGGCACTGGTGAGCTGAAATGGGAATTCATGATCTCGCACGATCTGGATCTGGCCGAACTGCCCGGTATCTTCGAGCGGTTCGACAAGAAGGATCTTCATTTCTCCAAGGTCCTTTTCAGGCCATAG
- a CDS encoding sugar-binding transcriptional regulator, translating to MTEDSQRRSNRLPVDEARDHLMVRVARMTYQQNKTLTEIADETGLNRWQVSRLLQEARDLGVVRIEIVPRTLRDPDLEARLSEAFGLHDAVVVPGPVEQGVEGVAQAAGQYLAAMKPKPRTIGVSWGRTMAALAQWLPPNWADGVTVVQINGTVAPIPGVAYYNDVAEIFARKGNGRMIPLPVPAIVGEAVTREVLEKDRIVADVLRNARSAQVLVFSLGSAGEDSVLMRSGNVLQSEMAALVRAGAVGDILGHFINGRGEIVDPEIDARTIGLGLSNLRSRDRVIGLAVGPAKYKVTLGALKAGLINVLITDEGTANYALEHAHER from the coding sequence ATGACCGAGGACAGCCAGCGAAGATCAAATCGGCTGCCTGTCGATGAGGCGCGCGATCATCTGATGGTTCGGGTCGCGCGTATGACCTATCAGCAGAACAAGACCCTGACGGAAATCGCTGACGAGACGGGGCTGAACAGATGGCAGGTCAGCCGGCTGCTGCAAGAGGCCCGCGATCTGGGTGTCGTGCGGATCGAAATCGTGCCACGAACCTTGCGCGATCCCGATCTGGAGGCGCGGCTTAGCGAAGCGTTTGGCCTGCATGACGCCGTTGTCGTGCCCGGGCCGGTCGAACAGGGTGTCGAAGGCGTCGCGCAGGCGGCCGGGCAATATCTGGCGGCGATGAAGCCGAAGCCGCGCACGATCGGTGTGTCATGGGGACGGACCATGGCCGCGCTCGCGCAATGGCTGCCACCGAACTGGGCCGACGGCGTGACGGTCGTTCAGATCAACGGCACCGTCGCCCCGATACCGGGTGTAGCCTATTACAACGATGTCGCCGAAATCTTTGCACGCAAGGGAAATGGGCGCATGATCCCTTTGCCAGTTCCCGCAATTGTTGGCGAAGCCGTCACGCGTGAGGTGTTGGAAAAGGATCGCATCGTTGCCGATGTGCTGCGCAATGCGCGCTCTGCCCAGGTGCTGGTCTTTTCCCTGGGCAGCGCCGGAGAGGATTCGGTCCTGATGCGCTCGGGCAACGTGCTGCAATCAGAGATGGCGGCGCTTGTGCGGGCGGGCGCAGTCGGGGATATCCTCGGCCACTTTATCAATGGTCGGGGTGAGATCGTGGACCCTGAGATTGATGCGAGAACCATCGGGCTTGGCCTGTCGAACCTTCGTAGCCGCGACCGCGTGATCGGGCTGGCTGTCGGACCTGCGAAATACAAGGTAACGCTCGGCGCGTTGAAAGCCGGGCTGATCAATGTTCTCATCACGGATGAGGGCACTGCCAATTATGCATTGGAGCATGCACATGAACGATGA
- a CDS encoding alcohol dehydrogenase catalytic domain-containing protein has product MSRNDHPAAALNRLWPYRGETFDELLNAQARNDDVPSPAKEELVAKVEAVSICSSDVKVVRMGRDHPLFAEGRDELDTVLGHEVCLRVHAVGEGHAGRFRPGQRLALQPALIVNGKRSIIGMDRPGGFAQYLRLGSEALNDQVMAVPDDVAAASVALLEPYGCVERAWRPNVRLDFKPAGRALIVSAGAQKYELRRVPDWAEVTVIGAVPSFLASRDVTRADSVAELTGPFDDILALGDLDAETLAALSARLDVGGLLLQARSGASPGPVAIDPARIHYDRLSFLGTRDSVLDNALDTSAARFDVRPGGVALIHGAGGAMGRIHVHRLLQLPDGPRIVIASSRKGKRLSDLQSDFAPLALSNGRRLIVAEPDELDDLVQELAPDGLDDIAVVAPDPLAIAAASGWLAPDGLLVLFAGFPYGKLLEIDLAAVALSGMRITGSTGCTLGDMKDVFSRVCGGTLDLSANIAAVAGLNSLPEAMKVVADGTVSGKIIIYPQQPDLPLRDVTDWSASDEDGLTG; this is encoded by the coding sequence ATGAGCAGGAATGACCATCCGGCAGCTGCGCTGAACCGGTTGTGGCCCTACCGTGGTGAGACGTTTGACGAACTGCTGAACGCGCAAGCGCGCAATGATGATGTTCCGTCACCGGCGAAAGAAGAACTGGTGGCCAAGGTAGAGGCCGTTTCCATCTGTTCATCCGATGTAAAAGTTGTTCGGATGGGACGCGATCACCCGCTTTTCGCCGAAGGCAGGGACGAACTGGACACCGTGTTGGGGCACGAGGTCTGCCTGCGTGTCCATGCGGTGGGCGAGGGGCACGCGGGTCGTTTCCGTCCGGGACAACGGCTGGCGCTTCAGCCGGCGCTGATCGTCAATGGCAAGCGCAGCATCATCGGCATGGATCGTCCGGGGGGGTTTGCGCAATACCTGCGCCTTGGATCCGAGGCGCTGAACGATCAGGTTATGGCGGTGCCTGACGATGTTGCAGCCGCCTCTGTGGCGCTGTTGGAACCTTATGGTTGCGTCGAGCGTGCGTGGCGGCCGAATGTCAGGCTTGATTTCAAACCGGCGGGTCGCGCGCTGATCGTCTCTGCCGGGGCGCAGAAATACGAATTGCGTCGTGTGCCGGATTGGGCCGAGGTGACTGTAATAGGAGCAGTGCCGTCATTTCTGGCATCGCGTGACGTGACACGCGCCGACAGCGTCGCGGAGTTAACCGGACCTTTTGACGATATTCTGGCGCTCGGGGACCTGGATGCGGAAACCCTCGCCGCCCTATCTGCGCGGCTGGATGTCGGTGGGTTGCTGCTTCAGGCGCGAAGCGGCGCGTCGCCCGGCCCGGTCGCCATTGATCCGGCGCGCATTCATTATGATCGGCTTTCGTTTCTGGGAACACGCGACAGCGTGCTGGATAACGCGCTTGATACATCTGCTGCTCGCTTTGATGTGCGCCCGGGGGGCGTCGCCCTCATTCACGGTGCGGGGGGTGCGATGGGCCGGATTCATGTGCATCGGCTGCTGCAATTGCCTGATGGACCGCGCATCGTCATTGCATCGTCGCGAAAGGGCAAGCGGTTATCCGATCTACAAAGCGACTTCGCACCACTGGCTCTGTCTAACGGTCGCCGGCTGATCGTTGCGGAGCCCGACGAACTAGACGACCTTGTTCAGGAACTTGCGCCTGATGGATTGGATGATATCGCCGTTGTGGCACCTGATCCGCTGGCGATTGCAGCTGCCTCGGGTTGGCTGGCACCGGATGGGCTACTAGTCCTGTTCGCGGGCTTTCCCTATGGCAAGCTGCTGGAGATTGATTTGGCCGCCGTCGCGCTCAGCGGTATGCGGATTACCGGCTCGACCGGCTGCACGTTAGGTGACATGAAGGATGTCTTTTCGCGCGTGTGTGGCGGGACTCTTGACCTCTCCGCCAATATCGCCGCTGTCGCTGGCCTCAATTCGTTGCCGGAGGCCATGAAAGTGGTCGCCGATGGCACCGTCTCTGGAAAGATCATCATTTATCCGCAGCAGCCCGATCTGCCACTGCGCGACGTCACAGACTGGAGCGCATCCGATGAGGACGGGCTGACCGGCTGA
- a CDS encoding FGGY-family carbohydrate kinase, with product MTIILTLDLGTNGARAGIYDTDARGLIAKAESPYPTRHLPPNRAEQDPEDWWSALGLAVRAAMAEAGSPKIAAITVATFSSTVVVADKKGRPLAPAILWMDARASAEALASEGIDHPVLAYCGGSNAVEWLVPKAMWLARHEPDLWSRTEVICEALDFVNFRLTGEWAGSMMNATCKWNYDSRAREFCRDLYDQLGVPELADRLPQRIVDIGAVIGTLDPGVARDWGIDPGAIVVQGGIDAHMGSFGADCIAPGSMLLIGGTSNVHLTQVPDDGAKITGVWGPYPHALTPDLRMIEGGQVSAGSILKWLSQDIFGIDNSDLPELLDQVEKIEPADTRLLALDFWMGNRTPYRDARLRGAFLGLSLSHDRASLYRAAVTAVALGSANVISDLEAQGVMIDRIVLAGGIMRNQVWLQATIDAIGKPVGLAPDDNLTLYGNAVAAAVGLGLWPDLKAAAAALRPDIQAVDPDMDRHAQYRQLLAQYRHAVDVMKPLLHDLADGKIAGGVT from the coding sequence ATGACGATAATCCTGACGCTGGATCTTGGCACCAACGGTGCCCGCGCCGGTATCTACGATACCGATGCGCGGGGGTTGATTGCCAAGGCCGAATCCCCATACCCGACCCGTCACCTGCCGCCGAACAGAGCAGAGCAGGATCCAGAGGACTGGTGGAGCGCCCTTGGACTGGCGGTGCGCGCCGCTATGGCAGAGGCAGGCTCGCCAAAGATAGCGGCAATCACGGTGGCGACTTTTTCCTCTACGGTGGTCGTGGCGGACAAAAAAGGCCGGCCGCTGGCCCCGGCGATCCTGTGGATGGATGCCCGCGCATCGGCAGAGGCGCTTGCGTCGGAGGGTATCGACCACCCGGTGCTGGCCTATTGCGGTGGCTCGAACGCTGTCGAATGGCTTGTGCCCAAGGCGATGTGGCTTGCTCGGCACGAACCCGATCTTTGGTCGCGGACAGAGGTCATTTGCGAGGCGCTCGATTTCGTCAATTTCCGTCTGACCGGCGAATGGGCTGGCTCGATGATGAACGCGACCTGCAAGTGGAACTACGACAGCCGCGCGCGGGAGTTTTGCCGCGATCTGTATGATCAGCTTGGCGTTCCGGAACTTGCCGACCGCCTGCCGCAGCGTATCGTCGATATCGGGGCGGTGATCGGTACGCTTGATCCCGGCGTTGCGCGGGATTGGGGAATCGATCCCGGTGCAATCGTCGTTCAGGGCGGGATCGACGCGCATATGGGCAGTTTCGGTGCGGACTGTATTGCCCCCGGATCCATGCTTCTGATCGGTGGAACATCCAACGTGCATCTGACACAGGTGCCGGATGACGGTGCAAAGATCACTGGCGTGTGGGGGCCGTATCCGCACGCGCTGACGCCGGATCTGCGAATGATCGAAGGCGGGCAGGTCTCTGCCGGGTCGATCCTGAAATGGCTGTCTCAGGATATTTTCGGCATCGACAATTCCGATCTTCCTGAACTTCTGGACCAGGTCGAGAAGATTGAGCCCGCCGATACACGCTTGCTGGCACTGGATTTCTGGATGGGCAATCGCACACCTTATCGCGATGCGCGGCTGAGGGGGGCGTTTCTGGGGCTGTCGCTGTCGCATGACCGCGCCTCGCTTTATCGGGCGGCGGTGACTGCGGTGGCGCTCGGCTCGGCCAATGTGATTTCCGATCTGGAGGCGCAGGGCGTCATGATCGACCGGATCGTTTTGGCCGGGGGGATCATGCGCAATCAGGTCTGGTTGCAGGCTACGATTGATGCAATCGGCAAACCTGTCGGCCTTGCACCCGATGACAACCTGACGCTCTACGGTAATGCGGTCGCAGCGGCGGTGGGGCTTGGCCTGTGGCCAGATCTGAAGGCGGCGGCTGCGGCGCTGCGCCCGGACATTCAGGCGGTCGACCCGGATATGGACCGGCACGCGCAATACCGGCAGTTGCTTGCCCAGTATCGGCACGCGGTGGACGTAATGAAGCCTCTGCTTCATGATCTTGCCGACGGCAAAATTGCAGGGGGTGTGACATGA
- a CDS encoding xylulokinase gives MKDHVIGVDIGTTGTKTGIYDRDGVLKGEAFEESVLRYPGPGQVEQDPEEIFQSVLRTVRAAMRNAGLRPDQIAAIALDGQMAGIMAVDADWQPVTHYDSWLDTRCAPWLDQLRPHEQDIIKTCGMALAFNHAPKILYWRDQPEVWDRIASFIQPAAFVAGRLAGLKGRDAFMDRTYLVFSGFGSGERSVWNEELLSRFDLTTEKLPRIVEPWEIIGEVQPDWADELGLAVGTPIAAGCGDQSANVLGGGLVDTGVVFDTSGTASVFATVIDNFGTDTKYRCLMTCPHVVPGLYFPMSYVAGGGLNLRWFRDEVSPLEKAGWEEEGRDPYEALTAPAAHVPAGAEKLIFLPHLSGRNTPNDPTMRGAFLGLTWRHSKAHMVRAIMESIAYEYAFYLRAVRELAPGYDPRFAINIGGGARSPELRQIKANALGLDYSIQDRDEFGTLGAAIVAGHAVGLFPDLRDTARRFAGEPRLVTRADPDATAQYRPYIDSYIDAMETMSPLFSRIGEKLGSSSHM, from the coding sequence ATGAAAGATCACGTTATCGGAGTTGATATCGGCACCACCGGCACGAAAACCGGGATCTATGATCGTGACGGTGTTCTGAAAGGCGAGGCGTTCGAGGAATCCGTTCTGCGCTATCCCGGCCCCGGTCAGGTGGAACAGGACCCGGAAGAGATCTTTCAGTCCGTGCTGCGGACCGTAAGAGCTGCAATGCGCAACGCCGGTCTGCGGCCCGATCAGATTGCTGCAATTGCGCTTGATGGGCAGATGGCGGGGATCATGGCTGTGGACGCGGATTGGCAGCCCGTCACCCATTACGACAGTTGGCTTGATACGCGATGTGCGCCTTGGCTGGACCAGCTTCGCCCGCATGAGCAGGATATCATCAAGACCTGCGGCATGGCGCTTGCTTTCAATCACGCGCCAAAGATTCTGTATTGGCGCGATCAGCCTGAGGTCTGGGACCGTATTGCAAGCTTCATTCAGCCAGCGGCTTTCGTTGCCGGACGTCTCGCAGGCCTAAAGGGGCGAGATGCTTTCATGGATCGCACCTATCTGGTGTTTTCCGGTTTTGGCAGCGGTGAGCGATCCGTCTGGAATGAAGAACTGCTCTCCCGCTTCGACCTGACGACCGAAAAGCTGCCCCGCATCGTCGAACCGTGGGAGATCATCGGCGAGGTCCAGCCCGATTGGGCGGATGAGCTTGGGTTGGCAGTGGGAACGCCTATCGCGGCAGGTTGCGGCGATCAGAGTGCGAATGTTCTGGGCGGCGGTCTGGTCGATACCGGCGTGGTTTTTGATACCTCGGGAACTGCCTCGGTTTTTGCGACGGTGATCGACAATTTCGGCACGGATACGAAATATCGTTGTCTGATGACCTGCCCGCATGTCGTGCCGGGCCTTTATTTTCCGATGTCCTATGTCGCCGGCGGTGGGCTGAATCTGCGCTGGTTCCGCGACGAGGTTTCTCCACTGGAGAAAGCCGGTTGGGAAGAAGAGGGGCGCGATCCCTATGAAGCGCTGACCGCGCCGGCGGCGCATGTGCCTGCGGGTGCGGAAAAGCTGATCTTCCTGCCGCATCTTTCCGGGCGGAATACCCCCAATGATCCGACCATGCGCGGCGCTTTTCTGGGTCTGACATGGCGTCACAGCAAGGCGCATATGGTGCGCGCGATCATGGAAAGTATTGCCTATGAATATGCCTTCTACCTGCGTGCCGTGCGAGAACTCGCGCCGGGCTATGATCCGCGCTTCGCTATCAATATCGGGGGCGGGGCGCGGTCGCCCGAGTTGCGGCAGATCAAGGCGAACGCTCTGGGTCTGGACTATAGCATACAGGACCGGGATGAGTTCGGCACTCTTGGCGCGGCCATCGTCGCGGGCCACGCGGTCGGCCTTTTCCCGGATCTTCGCGATACCGCGCGGCGGTTCGCCGGTGAACCCCGGCTTGTCACCCGCGCTGACCCGGATGCCACGGCGCAGTATCGCCCCTATATCGATTCTTACATCGACGCGATGGAAACCATGTCGCCGCTATTTTCGCGCATAGGTGAGAAACTCGGCAGTTCATCACATATGTGA